The following coding sequences are from one Arthrobacter crystallopoietes window:
- a CDS encoding VOC family protein, whose protein sequence is MSTVEKFPQGAPAWVDLQSPDPEASKTFYSALFGWQYTDSTSSAQGSYATATIGGVPVAAIAGQTPEAVEAGVPTAWNTYFAVDDLDATLEKVIPAGGLIVMPATEVPGSGRMAAIEDGVGTPLLLWESAQHTGAGLINEPGTIVWHELAADNWDHAVPFYLAVLGGEAHEEQVDGGTFTMLKAAGMYVAGFKEPETEDKSPRWEVYFGTEDADAAVVITQKGGGTVLREPVDIPGVGRIAMLQDPHGAIFWVLQEPAVEA, encoded by the coding sequence ATGAGCACAGTCGAAAAGTTTCCGCAGGGTGCCCCGGCATGGGTCGACCTGCAGTCGCCGGATCCGGAGGCGTCCAAGACCTTCTACAGCGCCCTCTTCGGCTGGCAGTACACGGACAGCACCAGTTCGGCCCAGGGCAGCTACGCCACGGCCACGATCGGCGGCGTTCCCGTCGCCGCGATTGCCGGGCAGACCCCGGAAGCGGTGGAAGCGGGTGTGCCCACTGCTTGGAACACCTACTTTGCCGTCGATGACCTTGATGCCACGCTGGAGAAAGTGATCCCGGCCGGCGGTCTCATCGTCATGCCCGCCACGGAGGTCCCCGGGTCCGGCCGCATGGCCGCCATCGAAGACGGAGTCGGGACACCGCTGCTGCTGTGGGAGTCCGCGCAGCACACCGGAGCCGGGCTGATCAACGAGCCCGGCACTATCGTCTGGCACGAACTGGCAGCCGATAACTGGGACCACGCCGTGCCGTTCTACCTCGCGGTGCTCGGCGGCGAAGCACACGAGGAGCAGGTCGACGGCGGCACTTTCACCATGCTCAAGGCCGCGGGGATGTACGTGGCAGGCTTCAAGGAACCCGAGACCGAGGACAAGTCTCCGCGCTGGGAGGTCTACTTCGGCACCGAAGACGCGGACGCCGCCGTCGTTATTACGCAGAAGGGCGGCGGGACGGTCCTACGGGAACCGGTGGATATTCCGGGCGTCGGGCGGATAGCCATGTTGCAGGATCCGCACGGCGCCATTTTCTGGGTGCTGCAGGAGCCGGCGGTGGAGGCCTGA
- a CDS encoding aldehyde dehydrogenase family protein: MAIQRDLIIGGKHVAAASGKTTEDINPYTGQPYATVAAAGAEDMTRAVDAAAGAFDQWAGMAPSARRKIFLRAADLLEERAEDGVSLMAGEVGGVRSWALFNIGLAANILREAAAATTAPQGDVLATDMPGVYSLAVRQPFGVVGAMSPWNAPFILGIRAIAVPLAVGNTAVLKPSEDAPLSCGLFLADALLDAGIPDGVLNVVTNAPEDAADVVSTMIADERVRCVNFTGSTAVGRKIGMQAAEHLKPAVLELGGKNSLVVLKDADLDYAVNAAAFGSFMNAGQICMSVDRVVVDKSLAAEFTERFAAKVSGLPTGDPTNPETVIGPAVNAKSAQRQYSLIDDALAKGATAVAGGHKLENSLVPATVLTGTTPDMKIYHDEIFGSATTVLEAENPEHAIELSNDTKYGLTAGVITENIHEGLKVAQRLRTGIVHVNDQPVADEPMAPFGGVQNSGYGKFGGQAGIDSFSELRWVTIQQYGHAQYPF, translated from the coding sequence ATGGCAATTCAGCGTGACCTGATCATCGGCGGAAAGCACGTTGCCGCCGCATCCGGCAAGACCACCGAGGACATCAATCCCTACACAGGCCAGCCCTACGCCACGGTGGCTGCCGCCGGTGCGGAGGACATGACCCGTGCTGTCGACGCCGCCGCCGGCGCCTTCGACCAGTGGGCGGGCATGGCCCCCAGCGCGCGGCGCAAGATCTTCCTGCGGGCGGCCGACCTGCTCGAGGAGCGCGCCGAAGACGGCGTCTCCCTGATGGCCGGCGAAGTGGGCGGCGTGCGGAGCTGGGCGCTGTTCAACATCGGCCTGGCCGCGAACATCCTGCGCGAAGCGGCGGCAGCAACCACCGCTCCGCAGGGCGATGTGCTCGCCACGGATATGCCCGGCGTGTACTCGCTGGCGGTCCGGCAGCCGTTCGGCGTGGTGGGTGCCATGTCGCCGTGGAACGCGCCGTTCATCCTGGGCATCCGGGCGATCGCGGTTCCGCTGGCCGTGGGAAACACGGCCGTGCTGAAGCCGAGCGAGGATGCGCCGCTGTCCTGCGGCCTGTTCCTGGCCGACGCGCTGCTTGATGCCGGGATTCCCGACGGTGTACTGAATGTGGTGACCAATGCGCCCGAGGATGCGGCCGACGTCGTGAGCACCATGATCGCCGACGAGCGCGTCCGTTGTGTCAACTTCACCGGTTCCACTGCCGTGGGCCGGAAGATCGGCATGCAGGCGGCCGAGCACCTGAAGCCGGCCGTCCTGGAGCTCGGCGGGAAGAACAGCCTGGTGGTGCTCAAGGACGCCGACCTGGACTATGCAGTGAACGCCGCGGCCTTCGGGTCCTTCATGAACGCCGGGCAGATCTGCATGTCGGTGGACCGGGTGGTGGTGGACAAGAGCTTGGCAGCCGAGTTTACGGAACGGTTCGCGGCGAAGGTCTCCGGGCTGCCGACCGGTGATCCGACCAACCCCGAGACGGTGATCGGGCCGGCGGTCAACGCGAAGTCCGCGCAGCGCCAGTACAGCCTGATCGACGACGCGCTGGCCAAGGGCGCCACCGCGGTGGCCGGCGGCCACAAGCTGGAAAACTCGCTGGTTCCCGCGACCGTGCTGACCGGGACGACGCCGGACATGAAGATCTACCACGACGAGATCTTCGGCTCCGCGACGACCGTGCTGGAGGCCGAGAACCCCGAGCACGCCATCGAGCTGTCCAACGACACCAAGTACGGCCTGACTGCGGGCGTGATCACCGAGAACATCCATGAGGGACTGAAGGTGGCGCAGCGGCTGCGCACCGGGATTGTCCACGTGAATGACCAGCCTGTGGCGGACGAGCCGATGGCGCCTTTCGGCGGGGTACAGAACTCCGGCTACGGCAAGTTCGGGGGGCAGGCCGGGATCGATTCGTTCAGCGAGCTGCGCTGGGTGACCATCCAACAGTACGGCCACGCGCAATACCCGTTCTAA
- a CDS encoding uroporphyrinogen-III synthase, with protein MMGAAAAVPASAPAPSQDLTRAPDQELRTLVELPNADALAGFRVGVTSDRRAEDLISALERRGAQVLHAPALRIAPVAEDHLLMQDTAAILGARPDITLITTAYGMRRWCEAADAHGLGEDLMDILAASRIFVRGPKARGAVRAAGLDDAGISHDERTATMVDMLLEQGVEGLTVAIQLHGYTDAEQLARLRGAGATVLTVTPYRWIKPEGAEGKVGRLIEAVITRQLDVVTFTSAPAVDALWSTAHELGLFDALVTAFKYDVVAAAVGPVTAKPLEDAGVRPIMPERYRMGALIRLVVEHLSGNQIQRFNTALGELEIRGRSVILRGERVDLSPTPLAIFRALAAAGGAVLPREALLECLPDAPGEHALDMAVSRLRQALPDASLVATVIKRGYRLNV; from the coding sequence ATGATGGGCGCCGCCGCTGCCGTCCCCGCCTCCGCTCCAGCTCCCAGCCAGGACCTCACCCGCGCTCCGGACCAGGAACTCCGCACCTTGGTGGAGCTCCCGAATGCGGACGCGCTGGCCGGCTTCCGCGTCGGCGTCACCTCGGACCGCCGTGCCGAGGACCTCATCTCGGCGCTGGAACGCCGCGGCGCCCAGGTTCTGCATGCCCCCGCGCTGCGGATCGCCCCGGTTGCGGAGGACCATCTGCTGATGCAGGACACCGCCGCCATTCTCGGCGCCCGCCCGGACATCACCCTGATCACCACCGCCTACGGCATGCGCCGCTGGTGCGAGGCCGCGGACGCCCACGGGCTGGGCGAGGACCTGATGGACATCCTCGCGGCGTCGCGGATCTTCGTCCGCGGTCCCAAAGCACGCGGCGCGGTACGGGCGGCCGGGCTGGACGACGCCGGCATCAGCCACGACGAGCGCACAGCCACGATGGTGGACATGCTGCTGGAACAAGGGGTGGAAGGGCTGACCGTCGCCATCCAACTGCACGGGTACACGGATGCCGAACAGTTGGCCCGGCTGCGCGGCGCCGGCGCCACGGTCCTGACGGTTACCCCCTACCGCTGGATCAAGCCGGAGGGTGCCGAGGGCAAGGTGGGACGGCTGATCGAGGCGGTCATTACCCGGCAACTGGACGTGGTCACCTTTACCAGTGCGCCGGCCGTGGACGCCCTGTGGAGCACGGCACATGAACTCGGCCTCTTCGACGCCCTCGTGACCGCTTTCAAGTACGACGTCGTTGCCGCCGCGGTGGGGCCGGTCACCGCTAAACCGCTGGAGGATGCCGGTGTCCGGCCGATCATGCCTGAGCGGTACCGCATGGGCGCGCTCATCCGGCTGGTGGTGGAGCACCTGTCCGGCAACCAGATCCAGCGCTTCAACACGGCCCTTGGCGAGCTTGAGATCCGAGGCCGCTCGGTCATTCTGCGCGGCGAGCGGGTGGACCTGTCCCCCACGCCATTGGCAATCTTCCGAGCGCTGGCGGCCGCCGGCGGAGCAGTCCTGCCGCGCGAGGCGTTGCTGGAGTGTCTGCCCGACGCCCCCGGCGAACACGCGCTCGACATGGCGGTCAGCAGGCTCCGCCAGGCACTGCCTGATGCGTCGCTGGTGGCCACGGTCATCAAGCGCGGCTACCGCCTGAACGTCTAG
- the cobA gene encoding uroporphyrinogen-III C-methyltransferase codes for MFTNTDLTGYTVLVAGTPEAARRAIRRYGAAGATVRTLSSPAAYKPEMLDGVALVVAIDDGDPRWSALPETCRRRGLLVSREEAAAPGGHVTLIGGGPGAEDLLTVRARQVLQEADVVFFDRLAPHRNLAEYAPGAELIDVGKRPGHHKVTQREIERLMIQSAQEGNNVVRLKGGDPYVFGRGGEEVISCAKAGVPVSVVPGITSAISVPAAAGIPVTHREISHLFTVVSGHAPLTDAEYEHLAGLGGTVVVLMGVGTLPQLTAGLRRAGMKADMPVAIVERGYSDSQRTTISTLTGVVTAAGAAGVKPPAILVIGEVVRLANGCEETAGKLAELADTLGA; via the coding sequence ATGTTCACGAATACGGATCTGACCGGCTACACGGTCCTCGTCGCCGGCACTCCCGAGGCAGCGCGGCGGGCAATCCGCCGGTACGGTGCCGCCGGCGCCACCGTCCGCACTCTGTCCTCCCCCGCTGCGTACAAGCCGGAAATGCTCGACGGCGTAGCCCTGGTGGTGGCGATTGACGACGGCGACCCCCGGTGGTCGGCGTTGCCGGAAACCTGCCGCCGGCGTGGGCTGCTGGTGTCCCGGGAGGAAGCCGCAGCACCCGGCGGCCATGTCACTCTGATCGGCGGCGGTCCCGGTGCGGAAGACCTGCTGACGGTGCGGGCACGGCAGGTACTGCAGGAGGCCGACGTCGTCTTCTTTGACCGGCTGGCCCCGCACCGGAACCTGGCCGAGTACGCACCGGGGGCCGAGCTGATCGACGTCGGCAAGCGCCCCGGGCACCACAAAGTCACGCAGCGCGAGATCGAACGGCTGATGATCCAGTCCGCGCAGGAGGGCAACAATGTGGTCCGGCTCAAGGGCGGGGACCCGTATGTCTTTGGCCGCGGCGGCGAGGAAGTCATCAGCTGTGCCAAGGCCGGCGTCCCGGTCAGTGTGGTCCCCGGTATCACCAGCGCCATTTCGGTCCCGGCCGCCGCCGGCATCCCCGTGACACACCGCGAAATCAGCCATCTGTTCACCGTGGTTTCCGGGCACGCCCCGCTGACCGACGCCGAGTACGAACACCTCGCCGGCCTCGGCGGGACGGTTGTGGTGCTGATGGGTGTCGGCACGCTGCCCCAGCTCACCGCCGGGCTGCGCCGCGCCGGGATGAAGGCGGACATGCCGGTGGCAATCGTCGAGCGCGGCTACAGCGACTCTCAGCGGACCACAATCTCCACGCTGACCGGCGTCGTCACGGCCGCCGGTGCAGCCGGAGTGAAACCCCCGGCTATCCTGGTCATCGGCGAGGTGGTCCGGCTGGCCAACGGCTGCGAAGAAACCGCCGGCAAACTGGCCGAGCTCGCCGACACGTTGGGAGCATGA
- the nirB gene encoding nitrite reductase large subunit NirB — translation MNQLESTASRRIVVIGGGPAAHRFVEAMCARNAVAAGQTAITVLTEEVHLPYDRVALSKALTDTDVDLTLGEKSLWENDGVTLVTGARAVDLDLAAKEVITEGGGRYPYDELVLATGSNAATLPIPGSEHTSVYRTLEDVRGINQQVAALTAKHGRTINAVTIGGGLLGLEAAAGLQSLGARPVIIDGGKWLMGTQLDEGAGQAMGRLVAEKGLEVHGGVFPKAVLTETGADGEPVVTGVEMADGRIIPADLVVVSIGVRPRDELARTVNNRAKADAEAAASRAAGMPVELGDEDFVPVFRMGARGGIVIDETCATDVENIWAVGEVANFGGLCVGLVAPANSMAEIVADRLSGGQATFAGFDTATKLKLSGVDVASFGDAFATTEHALEIVYADPARGVYQKIVTTDDAKTLLGGIFVGDAAPYQSLRPLLGRELPAEPGAYLSAAGGGDAPDTELPDDAILCSCNNVAAGSIRDAINGCGACEGQDPAQDLGGLKACTRAGTQCGSCVPMLKKLLETELTKSGITVSKALCEHFSLSRAELFEAVRALELASAEEIFLRFGLPVELELEDGTTATQAPLGCDICKPAIGSILASQLAEYPLDGGRGTLQDTNDRALANMQKNGTYSVVPRIPGGEITPEKLGVIARVAEKYGLYTKITGALRIDMFGARLEQLPEIWKELVEAGFESGQAYGKALRNVKSCVGSTWCRFGVQDSVAMGIRLELRYRGLRAPHKFKMGVSGCARECAEARGKDVGVIATADGWNLYVGGNGGANPAHAQLLAKDLDDETLVKYIDRYLMYYIRTADRLQRTARWVEDLDGGIEHVKDVVINDVLGIADDLEAAMARHVDNYEDEWAATLKNPDRLRRFRSFVNAPDQQDNSIANVSERGMIRPATEDERAAAAAGEGPVLLGSSIPVRTAQ, via the coding sequence ATGAACCAGTTGGAATCCACTGCATCGCGCCGGATCGTGGTCATCGGCGGCGGCCCCGCTGCACACCGCTTCGTCGAGGCCATGTGCGCCCGGAACGCCGTCGCTGCGGGTCAAACGGCAATCACCGTGCTGACCGAGGAAGTCCATCTGCCGTACGACCGGGTGGCGCTGAGCAAGGCGCTGACCGACACGGACGTGGACCTCACGCTGGGCGAAAAGAGCCTCTGGGAGAACGACGGCGTCACCCTGGTTACCGGGGCACGTGCAGTGGACCTGGACCTGGCTGCCAAAGAAGTCATCACGGAAGGCGGCGGCCGGTATCCGTACGACGAACTGGTGCTAGCCACCGGCTCCAACGCCGCCACCCTGCCCATCCCGGGCAGCGAGCACACCAGTGTCTACCGCACGCTCGAGGACGTCCGGGGCATCAACCAACAGGTCGCCGCACTGACCGCGAAGCACGGCCGCACCATCAACGCCGTTACGATCGGCGGCGGACTGCTGGGGCTCGAGGCCGCGGCCGGGCTGCAGAGCCTCGGCGCCCGTCCGGTGATTATCGACGGCGGCAAGTGGCTGATGGGCACCCAGCTGGACGAGGGCGCGGGCCAGGCCATGGGCCGGCTCGTCGCCGAAAAGGGCCTGGAGGTGCACGGCGGCGTCTTCCCCAAGGCGGTCCTGACTGAGACCGGCGCGGATGGCGAACCGGTGGTCACCGGCGTCGAAATGGCCGATGGCCGGATCATCCCGGCGGACCTGGTGGTGGTTTCCATCGGCGTCCGGCCACGCGATGAACTGGCGCGGACCGTCAACAACCGGGCCAAGGCCGACGCCGAGGCCGCCGCAAGCCGGGCCGCCGGAATGCCGGTAGAGCTGGGCGATGAGGACTTCGTCCCCGTCTTCCGGATGGGCGCCCGCGGCGGCATCGTGATCGACGAAACCTGCGCCACCGACGTCGAGAATATCTGGGCCGTGGGCGAAGTCGCCAACTTCGGCGGCCTGTGTGTAGGACTGGTGGCGCCGGCGAACTCCATGGCCGAGATCGTTGCGGACCGGCTGTCCGGCGGGCAGGCCACCTTCGCCGGCTTCGACACCGCCACCAAGCTCAAGCTCTCCGGCGTGGACGTGGCCAGCTTCGGCGACGCGTTCGCCACGACGGAGCACGCGTTGGAAATCGTCTACGCGGATCCGGCCCGGGGCGTCTACCAGAAGATCGTCACCACGGACGATGCCAAGACTCTGCTCGGCGGCATCTTCGTCGGCGATGCCGCCCCGTACCAGAGCCTGCGCCCGCTGCTGGGCCGCGAGCTGCCTGCCGAACCCGGCGCGTACCTCTCCGCTGCCGGCGGCGGCGACGCCCCGGACACCGAGCTGCCGGACGACGCGATCCTGTGTTCGTGCAACAACGTGGCGGCCGGTTCCATCCGGGACGCGATCAACGGCTGCGGCGCCTGCGAGGGCCAGGACCCGGCGCAGGACCTCGGCGGGCTGAAGGCCTGCACCCGTGCCGGCACCCAGTGCGGCTCGTGCGTCCCGATGCTCAAGAAGCTGCTCGAAACCGAGCTGACCAAGAGCGGCATCACCGTTTCCAAAGCCCTGTGCGAGCACTTCTCCCTCTCCCGCGCGGAGCTCTTCGAGGCCGTGCGCGCCCTCGAGCTGGCCAGTGCCGAGGAGATCTTCCTGCGCTTCGGCCTCCCGGTGGAACTGGAGCTCGAGGACGGCACCACGGCCACCCAGGCCCCGCTGGGCTGCGACATCTGCAAGCCGGCCATTGGCTCCATCCTCGCGTCGCAGCTGGCCGAATACCCGCTCGACGGCGGCCGCGGCACGCTGCAGGACACCAACGACCGCGCGCTGGCCAACATGCAGAAGAACGGCACCTACTCCGTGGTTCCGCGTATCCCCGGCGGCGAAATCACTCCGGAGAAGCTCGGCGTGATCGCCCGCGTGGCGGAGAAGTACGGGCTCTACACCAAGATCACCGGCGCCCTGCGCATCGATATGTTCGGCGCCCGGCTGGAGCAACTGCCGGAGATCTGGAAGGAACTGGTGGAAGCCGGGTTCGAGTCGGGCCAGGCGTACGGCAAAGCATTGCGCAATGTGAAGAGTTGTGTCGGCTCCACCTGGTGCCGTTTCGGGGTGCAGGACTCGGTGGCGATGGGCATCCGGCTAGAGCTGCGCTACCGCGGACTGCGTGCCCCGCACAAGTTCAAGATGGGCGTTTCCGGCTGCGCCCGGGAGTGTGCCGAGGCCCGGGGCAAGGACGTTGGCGTGATCGCCACGGCGGACGGCTGGAACCTGTATGTAGGCGGAAACGGCGGGGCCAACCCGGCCCACGCCCAGTTGCTGGCCAAGGATCTGGACGACGAAACCTTGGTCAAGTACATCGACCGCTACCTGATGTACTACATCCGCACGGCGGACCGGCTGCAGCGCACGGCCCGCTGGGTCGAAGACCTGGACGGGGGCATCGAACATGTCAAGGATGTCGTCATCAATGACGTCCTCGGGATCGCCGATGACCTCGAGGCAGCAATGGCACGTCACGTTGATAACTACGAGGATGAGTGGGCCGCTACGCTGAAAAACCCGGACCGGCTGCGGCGTTTTCGCTCGTTTGTGAACGCGCCGGATCAGCAGGATAACTCGATCGCCAACGTCAGCGAGCGCGGCATGATCCGCCCCGCAACCGAGGACGAACGTGCCGCTGCAGCCGCCGGCGAGGGCCCGGTGCTGCTCGGCTCCTCGATCCCTGTCCGCACTGCCCAGTAA
- the nirD gene encoding nitrite reductase small subunit NirD, with protein MTVLTAPEIDPAAGTLPDALAADALDWHTVCRVADLEVAWGEAALIDGEQVALIKVSASEVYAVAHRDPVTGAHVMARGIVGNKGWHRTLASPLHKEVYDLATGECFTDPALALRVYPVRLREGMVTVGLPADAAVGIAA; from the coding sequence ATGACCGTACTTACTGCTCCCGAGATTGATCCTGCTGCCGGAACGCTACCTGACGCCCTTGCCGCCGATGCCCTCGACTGGCATACCGTTTGCCGCGTTGCGGATCTGGAAGTTGCCTGGGGCGAGGCTGCACTGATCGACGGCGAACAGGTAGCCCTGATCAAGGTTTCCGCCAGCGAGGTCTACGCGGTTGCCCACCGGGATCCCGTCACCGGCGCCCACGTCATGGCCCGGGGGATCGTCGGCAACAAGGGCTGGCACCGGACGCTCGCATCGCCCCTGCATAAGGAGGTCTACGACCTGGCGACGGGGGAGTGCTTCACCGATCCGGCCTTGGCCCTGCGCGTCTACCCGGTCCGGCTGCGCGAGGGCATGGTCACCGTTGGGCTGCCGGCCGACGCCGCTGTTGGAATCGCCGCATGA
- a CDS encoding sirohydrochlorin chelatase, whose product MTATEALASTGFGRDAMLNGRLLPRRPRRIPLPAPDSSTMPDDLVCEPWGGLVDVHTAASLVGASHGTSSPAGQAAIGNLVRAVARRRPDLNVAEAFVDVQQPDVSTVLGRLKELRREAGAEERAAPGGQTRIVPLLLSAGYHVHVDLAEVAAGHEGVSVARALGPDQRLVKVLARRLQEAGLRRGDHVILGAAGSTDARAVADCETMALMLGKYLGMKVATGYISASQPELKSAVSAGRARISQWRFAARNARVLVATYLLAPGYFASLAAGCGADVVTDPLLVPDRETPAELVNLVLERFIRG is encoded by the coding sequence ATGACTGCTACTGAAGCGCTTGCCAGCACGGGCTTTGGACGCGACGCGATGCTGAACGGGCGGCTCCTGCCCAGGCGGCCGAGGCGGATCCCGCTGCCCGCGCCCGATTCTTCTACGATGCCGGACGATCTTGTCTGCGAACCGTGGGGCGGGTTGGTGGATGTTCACACCGCGGCTTCGCTGGTAGGGGCATCCCATGGCACCAGCTCGCCCGCCGGGCAAGCAGCCATTGGCAACCTGGTCCGCGCCGTGGCCAGGCGCCGGCCGGACCTGAACGTGGCGGAGGCGTTCGTGGATGTCCAGCAGCCCGACGTCTCGACAGTACTGGGCCGGTTGAAGGAGTTGCGTCGGGAGGCCGGAGCTGAGGAGCGCGCCGCCCCAGGTGGACAAACAAGAATTGTGCCGCTGCTGCTTTCCGCCGGCTACCATGTCCACGTCGACCTGGCCGAGGTTGCCGCCGGGCACGAGGGTGTTTCTGTGGCCCGTGCCCTTGGCCCGGACCAGCGGCTGGTCAAGGTCCTGGCCCGCCGCCTGCAGGAAGCCGGTCTGCGCCGCGGCGACCATGTCATCCTCGGCGCCGCCGGCTCCACCGATGCCCGGGCCGTGGCGGACTGCGAAACCATGGCACTGATGCTGGGGAAGTACCTCGGTATGAAGGTGGCCACCGGCTACATCTCCGCCTCACAACCCGAATTGAAGTCAGCCGTCTCTGCCGGGCGGGCCAGGATTTCCCAGTGGCGCTTCGCCGCCAGGAACGCCCGCGTGCTGGTGGCAACCTACCTGCTGGCCCCGGGGTATTTCGCCTCGCTGGCTGCCGGTTGCGGAGCCGACGTCGTCACCGACCCGCTGCTGGTCCCGGATCGGGAGACGCCCGCCGAGCTGGTCAACCTCGTGCTGGAGCGGTTCATTCGCGGCTGA
- a CDS encoding phospho-sugar mutase, with translation MTDSEKDPLASLTAAAEAWMAQDPDPQTVQELRELLERTREEGQAGSAARQELADSFSGRLEFGTAGLRAALGPGPNRMNRVVVRHAAAGLARFLVAKVGTHGRPRAVVGYDARRNSDIFAQETAAIFTESGIETFLLPSALPTPVLAYAVRALECDGGVMVTASHNPPQDNGYKVYLGGRAVADSGRGAQIVAPADGQIAAEIAAFDGLEGIALAEGGWTVLPASGEPDSIEDAYVDAVTALADPRLFPSRRLKIVLTPMHGVGGKTALNVLQRAGFEDVTLVEAQAEPDPLFPTVAFPNPEEPGALDLALELAERIEADIVLANDPDADRAAVAVKWPETGKWGMLRGDDVGALLGTHMAGRLRAQAEMDSANDAVDAAGSSAGFAGEVAGGAGTGSAQSGESSAAGAAGAAGGAVPVFANSIVSSRLLGKIAERHGIAHVQTLTGFKWISRVPGLSYGYEEALGYCVAPDLVKDKDGISAALLVAEYAADSIAKGRDVRDELDELHLAHGIHATDQLSVRVGSLDLLGAMMLRLRENPPSSFGGSPVDSTLDLAEGSADLPPTDGLQYLTRDGSRVIIRPSGTEPKLKCYIEVVQPVDGADELPAMHDKVRGTLETIKEDISDALGL, from the coding sequence TTGACTGACTCCGAAAAGGATCCGCTGGCTTCCCTCACCGCCGCCGCCGAAGCCTGGATGGCGCAGGATCCGGACCCGCAGACCGTGCAGGAACTCCGCGAACTGCTGGAGCGCACCCGCGAGGAAGGCCAGGCCGGATCCGCGGCTCGGCAGGAGCTGGCGGACAGTTTCAGCGGCCGGCTCGAATTCGGCACCGCCGGGCTGCGGGCGGCCCTTGGCCCCGGCCCGAACCGGATGAACCGCGTAGTGGTGCGCCATGCGGCCGCCGGGCTGGCGAGATTCCTGGTAGCCAAGGTGGGCACCCATGGCCGGCCACGCGCCGTCGTTGGTTATGACGCCCGGCGCAATTCGGACATTTTCGCGCAGGAGACCGCCGCCATCTTCACCGAGTCCGGCATCGAAACGTTCCTGCTGCCGTCGGCGCTTCCGACGCCGGTTCTCGCCTATGCGGTGCGTGCCCTCGAGTGCGACGGCGGGGTGATGGTTACGGCCAGCCACAATCCCCCGCAGGACAACGGCTATAAGGTCTATTTGGGCGGGCGGGCCGTGGCGGATAGCGGCCGGGGTGCGCAGATTGTGGCGCCGGCAGATGGGCAGATTGCCGCCGAGATTGCTGCGTTCGACGGGCTGGAGGGCATTGCGCTGGCCGAAGGCGGCTGGACCGTGCTGCCGGCTTCGGGCGAACCCGATTCCATCGAGGACGCCTACGTGGACGCCGTCACCGCGCTGGCCGATCCGCGGCTTTTTCCGTCGCGTCGGCTGAAGATCGTGCTGACGCCCATGCATGGTGTCGGCGGGAAGACGGCGCTGAATGTACTGCAGCGGGCCGGCTTTGAAGACGTCACGTTGGTGGAGGCGCAGGCCGAGCCGGATCCGTTGTTCCCCACCGTGGCCTTTCCGAACCCGGAGGAACCCGGCGCGCTGGACCTGGCCCTCGAACTGGCCGAGCGGATCGAAGCGGACATCGTGCTCGCCAATGATCCGGATGCGGACCGCGCCGCCGTCGCCGTGAAGTGGCCCGAGACCGGCAAGTGGGGCATGCTCCGCGGCGACGATGTGGGCGCCCTGCTGGGCACGCACATGGCGGGCCGGCTCAGGGCGCAGGCGGAAATGGATTCAGCGAACGACGCCGTTGATGCGGCCGGCTCGAGCGCTGGTTTCGCGGGCGAGGTTGCCGGTGGGGCCGGCACCGGGAGCGCCCAGTCCGGGGAGTCCAGTGCGGCCGGAGCCGCTGGCGCGGCTGGTGGCGCCGTTCCGGTCTTCGCCAACTCCATCGTGTCCTCGCGGCTGCTGGGCAAGATCGCCGAGCGGCACGGCATCGCGCACGTGCAGACGCTGACCGGCTTCAAGTGGATCTCGCGCGTGCCCGGCCTGTCTTACGGCTACGAGGAGGCGCTCGGTTACTGCGTGGCCCCGGACCTGGTCAAGGATAAGGACGGTATTTCCGCTGCCCTGCTGGTTGCCGAATATGCGGCCGATTCCATTGCCAAGGGGCGCGACGTCCGCGACGAACTCGACGAGCTCCATCTGGCGCACGGCATCCACGCGACCGACCAGCTCTCCGTGCGGGTGGGCAGCCTGGATCTGCTGGGCGCCATGATGCTCCGGCTCCGCGAGAACCCGCCGTCGTCGTTCGGCGGTTCTCCCGTGGACTCAACGCTGGATCTCGCTGAAGGCAGCGCCGACCTGCCGCCGACCGACGGGCTGCAGTACCTGACCCGGGACGGTTCGCGGGTCATCATCCGGCCCAGCGGAACCGAGCCGAAGCTCAAGTGCTACATCGAGGTGGTCCAGCCGGTGGACGGCGCCGATGAGCTGCCCGCGATGCATGACAAGGTCCGCGGCACGCTGGAAACGATCAAGGAAGACATCAGCGACGCCCTGGGGCTGTAA